In one Marinomonas maritima genomic region, the following are encoded:
- a CDS encoding LysR family transcriptional regulator, protein MHLDDILKLDIKLLVAFVTIMEEGSVSRAAERLGVTQPALSKSLQRLRELFKDSLFTRQAYGLTPTAKASELQDQIQPILNSLSELMSPNSLDIKNLDRRFKLRADEGDLENFIEPLLASLQYQAPGIRLSINSWGDSQLDELVSGNVDLGIMRISNTPGNIRSKLIGYMEACIILSEAHPLFHQDEISVTDLLAHNVVTHHLRSSHRNSSFSKTEQKLKKQGHILEPNLETDSLMVAMQAVKRGMALVTSRSIGDLFLNVMCEKANFYPVKLLPIPKEVLELDEYNGRHPIHIFWHERFNNDLAHRWLREQIIFFMRESPWMHLPD, encoded by the coding sequence ATGCATCTAGACGACATCTTAAAATTGGATATTAAGTTACTCGTCGCCTTCGTTACCATCATGGAAGAAGGCAGTGTGTCACGCGCTGCAGAAAGGTTAGGCGTCACTCAGCCGGCGCTGAGCAAAAGTTTACAACGACTCAGAGAGTTATTTAAAGACTCATTGTTTACTCGCCAAGCATATGGGTTAACGCCGACCGCTAAGGCCTCTGAATTACAAGACCAAATACAACCTATTTTAAATTCACTATCGGAATTAATGAGCCCCAATTCGCTAGACATCAAAAATTTAGACAGGCGCTTTAAATTACGAGCAGATGAGGGCGATTTAGAAAACTTCATTGAGCCACTGTTAGCATCATTACAATACCAAGCACCAGGGATTCGCTTATCTATTAATTCATGGGGAGATTCTCAACTGGATGAGCTCGTTTCTGGCAACGTTGACCTTGGAATTATGCGGATTAGCAACACTCCTGGTAATATTCGTAGCAAGCTAATAGGGTATATGGAAGCTTGTATTATCTTGAGCGAAGCGCACCCGTTGTTTCACCAAGATGAGATATCGGTGACAGACCTTCTTGCGCATAATGTAGTCACCCATCACCTACGCAGCAGCCATCGCAACAGCTCTTTTTCAAAGACAGAACAAAAGCTCAAAAAACAAGGTCATATATTAGAACCCAACCTAGAAACAGACAGCTTGATGGTAGCGATGCAAGCGGTAAAGCGCGGCATGGCACTGGTCACGTCACGTTCAATTGGCGATTTATTTCTAAACGTTATGTGTGAAAAGGCCAATTTCTATCCAGTCAAATTATTACCGATCCCCAAAGAAGTATTGGAGCTTGACGAATATAATGGCCGACACCCTATTCATATTTTTTGGCACGAACGCTTCAACAATGACCTTGCTCATCGCTGGCTTAGAGAGCAAATTATTTTCTTTATGCGCGAATCACCTTGGATGCACTTACCTGATTAA
- a CDS encoding DUF1653 domain-containing protein, protein MKSGVYQHYKGAEYWVERVVKHSETEESLVIYQALYGDFGWWARPLTMFKESVEIDGESISRFDWVRAERDAG, encoded by the coding sequence ATGAAGTCTGGCGTATATCAGCATTATAAAGGCGCTGAATATTGGGTTGAACGTGTGGTAAAACACAGTGAAACAGAAGAGAGTTTGGTTATTTATCAGGCTTTATATGGCGATTTTGGCTGGTGGGCTAGACCGCTAACCATGTTTAAAGAGTCGGTTGAAATCGACGGGGAAAGCATTTCGCGCTTTGACTGGGTGAGAGCCGAGCGCGACGCGGGATGA
- a CDS encoding arginine N-succinyltransferase, which yields MYLVRPVDFADLPALERLAQQVGIGITNFPANRERLNDKIASSRRSFQTDVVQPGDESYLFVLVDTSNDKIVGCCGIDAMVGADAPFYSYRIDEVVHASPQLQIHNRIPALYLCHDYSGTSRLIALVVDKAHQNPLAMSLLSKARLLFIARYPERFTKRLFAELRGESDKQGYSAFWDALGKHFFSMDFQKADYLSAVSNKHFIADLMPRYPIYVPTLPEAAQDVIGVIHEDSSQSADILLDEGFEFRGYVDIFDAGPTIEARTESLNTITQQKTGKALALTDTSKGAMHLISAGHLDSFRVTAAPAEPQVAGLALEKVTQEQLAISAGHRIQWVAL from the coding sequence ATGTATCTAGTACGTCCAGTAGATTTTGCAGATCTTCCCGCGCTGGAACGCCTTGCTCAACAGGTCGGTATTGGTATTACAAATTTCCCCGCGAACAGAGAGCGCTTAAACGACAAAATTGCCTCATCGCGCCGTTCTTTTCAAACGGATGTTGTACAGCCAGGGGATGAATCCTACTTGTTTGTGCTGGTCGACACCAGCAACGATAAAATAGTCGGTTGTTGTGGCATCGATGCCATGGTCGGTGCTGATGCCCCTTTTTATAGCTACCGTATTGATGAAGTGGTTCACGCTTCCCCTCAACTGCAAATTCACAATCGTATTCCAGCCTTGTATTTATGCCATGACTACAGCGGCACAAGCCGTCTTATTGCTTTGGTCGTCGACAAAGCACACCAAAATCCGCTTGCCATGTCGTTGTTGTCAAAAGCTCGATTGCTGTTTATCGCTCGTTACCCTGAACGTTTTACTAAACGTCTCTTTGCTGAGCTTCGCGGTGAAAGTGACAAACAAGGCTACTCTGCTTTTTGGGATGCGCTAGGAAAACATTTTTTTTCCATGGACTTCCAAAAAGCCGACTACCTTTCAGCAGTAAGTAATAAACATTTTATCGCAGATTTAATGCCTCGTTACCCTATTTATGTGCCTACTTTGCCAGAAGCCGCACAAGACGTTATTGGTGTGATCCATGAAGACTCCAGCCAAAGCGCAGATATTCTATTAGATGAGGGGTTTGAGTTTCGAGGTTATGTGGATATTTTCGATGCAGGACCAACCATTGAAGCCAGAACAGAAAGCCTTAACACCATCACTCAGCAAAAAACAGGCAAGGCCCTTGCACTAACTGATACATCAAAAGGTGCCATGCACCTTATATCGGCGGGTCATTTAGACAGTTTTCGAGTCACAGCAGCACCAGCAGAGCCACAAGTTGCCGGTTTAGCCTTAGAAAAAGTAACACAAGAACAACTCGCTATTTCAGCAGGCCACCGCATTCAGTGGGTCGCTCTGTAA
- the astA gene encoding arginine N-succinyltransferase — MMVIRPICQNDLKSLYRLAEKTGVGFTSLVPDEDILQKKIDGAVRSFAKDNVTKPSNEDYLMVLEDSTTGDIVGTCGVLATVGLDEPFYSYHLGTITHASRELGVHNAVPTLILNNDFTGCSEICTLFLEEDFRHSKNGQLLSKARFMFMAQFPERFTEKVFAEMRGVSDENGVSPLWESLGRHFFSIDFKEADELTAQGNKQFIAELMPNNPVYVNLLPKEARDVLGQVHQNTVPARRLLEQEGFRYENYVDIFDGGPSLEARVQDIRAVRDSRLCLANIGQPKGIGEGSYYLVSNAKVTDFRCILVQRSIPPGSAMTLTQEEADSLCIITKEPVRVVELSPYSRG, encoded by the coding sequence ATGATGGTCATACGCCCAATTTGTCAAAATGACCTAAAGTCACTTTATCGACTTGCTGAAAAAACGGGGGTGGGTTTCACCTCTCTTGTGCCAGACGAAGACATTCTACAAAAGAAAATCGATGGTGCGGTTCGTTCTTTTGCTAAAGATAATGTCACCAAACCGAGCAATGAAGACTACCTGATGGTGCTAGAAGACAGCACAACAGGCGACATTGTGGGTACATGCGGTGTATTAGCGACCGTTGGTTTAGATGAACCATTTTACAGTTACCACTTAGGTACCATTACTCATGCTTCAAGAGAGCTTGGTGTCCATAACGCCGTACCAACGCTTATTTTGAATAATGACTTCACGGGTTGCAGTGAAATTTGCACGTTATTTTTAGAAGAGGACTTCCGCCATTCTAAAAATGGTCAGCTATTGTCTAAGGCACGCTTTATGTTCATGGCGCAATTTCCAGAGCGCTTTACTGAAAAGGTCTTTGCTGAAATGCGCGGTGTGAGTGATGAAAACGGCGTGTCACCTTTATGGGAAAGCCTTGGACGTCACTTCTTTTCCATCGACTTTAAAGAAGCGGATGAATTAACAGCTCAAGGCAACAAACAATTCATCGCTGAATTGATGCCAAACAACCCTGTTTACGTGAACTTGCTGCCAAAAGAAGCCAGAGACGTTTTGGGACAGGTTCATCAAAATACGGTTCCAGCGCGTCGTCTACTAGAGCAAGAAGGCTTTCGCTACGAGAATTACGTCGACATTTTTGATGGTGGGCCCAGCCTAGAAGCGCGTGTTCAGGATATTCGCGCCGTTCGTGATAGCCGCCTATGCCTTGCTAATATTGGCCAACCCAAAGGAATCGGAGAAGGAAGCTATTACCTCGTTTCCAACGCAAAAGTAACGGACTTTCGTTGCATCTTGGTTCAACGATCAATACCACCTGGCAGCGCCATGACTTTGACTCAAGAAGAAGCAGACAGCCTGTGTATCATCACTAAAGAACCGGTACGAGTCGTCGAATTATCACCTTATTCAAGGGGCTAA
- the astD gene encoding succinylglutamate-semialdehyde dehydrogenase, translating to MKQAHYINGQWLAGEGQLFRSIDPADASVVWQANTAATSQVDLAIKAARSAFPTWANRPLEERLTIIDAFAALVKEHSETIATAISRETGKPIWETRTEAAAMVGKVAISKQAYHERTGEKTTPMPGATARLRHRPHGVVAVFGPYNFPGHLPNGHIVPALIAGNTVVFKPSEQAPATSDLILQLWEQAGLPAGVLNMVQGERETGVALANHNGIDGLFFTGSPQVGHILHKDFAGHPGKILALEMGGNNPLLVSEKIADQRAAVHEIIQSAFISAGQRCTCARRLLLPKGQLGDTILQSLVTATKALKIDRFDASEQPFMGPVVSAQAADGLMQAYQKLVALGATPVLEMTRGDSKTGYVTPGIIDATDMLENLPDQEYFGPLLTVIRYDSLDQAMSIANNTQFGLSAGLLSDDKTEYEWFLQHSRAGIINWNRQTTGASSNAPFGGTGASGNHRASAYYAADYCAYPVSSIEADSLTMPEKLGHGLTL from the coding sequence ATGAAACAAGCACATTACATAAACGGCCAATGGCTAGCAGGCGAAGGCCAATTATTCCGCTCTATTGATCCAGCGGACGCCAGCGTAGTATGGCAAGCAAACACGGCGGCGACGAGCCAAGTTGATCTTGCCATCAAGGCTGCCCGCAGCGCATTCCCAACTTGGGCCAATCGTCCGTTAGAAGAGCGTTTGACCATTATCGATGCCTTTGCCGCCCTAGTAAAAGAACACAGCGAAACCATCGCGACCGCCATCAGCCGAGAAACAGGCAAGCCAATTTGGGAAACTCGTACGGAAGCGGCCGCAATGGTCGGTAAAGTGGCTATCTCAAAACAGGCTTATCACGAAAGAACCGGTGAAAAAACCACACCGATGCCAGGCGCTACTGCACGTTTACGCCACCGTCCACATGGCGTTGTGGCCGTTTTTGGTCCTTACAACTTCCCCGGTCATCTACCGAATGGTCACATAGTACCGGCGCTGATTGCTGGTAATACGGTTGTGTTTAAGCCCAGCGAACAAGCCCCTGCCACCTCCGATTTGATCCTTCAACTATGGGAACAAGCGGGCTTGCCGGCTGGCGTGTTAAACATGGTACAGGGCGAACGAGAAACTGGCGTTGCCTTAGCAAATCATAACGGTATTGATGGTCTTTTCTTCACAGGAAGCCCACAAGTCGGACACATTCTACATAAAGACTTTGCAGGGCATCCAGGCAAAATTTTGGCCTTGGAAATGGGCGGCAACAACCCTCTTTTAGTGTCTGAAAAAATCGCTGATCAACGCGCCGCCGTGCATGAAATCATTCAATCAGCCTTTATTTCAGCAGGTCAACGCTGTACCTGTGCGCGCCGTTTATTACTGCCTAAAGGCCAGCTTGGCGATACCATTTTGCAATCTCTAGTAACCGCCACTAAAGCATTGAAAATTGATCGTTTCGATGCCAGCGAACAACCTTTCATGGGGCCTGTTGTTTCTGCTCAAGCCGCAGATGGTTTGATGCAAGCTTATCAAAAACTGGTTGCATTAGGCGCTACGCCTGTCTTAGAAATGACCCGCGGTGACAGCAAAACCGGTTACGTTACACCAGGTATTATCGACGCGACCGACATGCTAGAGAACTTACCCGATCAAGAATACTTTGGCCCTTTATTGACGGTTATTCGCTACGACTCTTTGGATCAAGCCATGAGTATCGCGAACAACACGCAATTTGGCCTCTCTGCGGGTTTATTGTCCGATGATAAAACCGAATACGAGTGGTTCTTGCAACACAGTCGTGCTGGCATTATCAACTGGAACCGTCAAACCACTGGTGCGTCAAGCAACGCTCCCTTTGGTGGAACAGGCGCCAGCGGCAACCACAGAGCAAGCGCTTACTACGCTGCTGATTACTGTGCTTACCCGGTTTCTAGCATCGAAGCAGACAGCTTAACCATGCCAGAAAAACTGGGGCACGGTCTAACGTTATAG